A window of Nicotiana sylvestris chromosome 8, ASM39365v2, whole genome shotgun sequence genomic DNA:
aggcactacttgtatggcattcatgttgatatctatatagatcataagagcctctagTATATCTTTAAGAAAGGGAATTGAATTTACAtcaaaggagatggttagagctacTTAAAGAATATGACGTCTATATTTtataccatctgggaaaggcaaACGTAGTAGCCAATGCCCTTagccatagatctatgggtagcctgtcatatTTACATCCAGAGAAGAGGGGAATAACCCATGAGATTCATTatctagctagtcttggagttcagttATTGGattcaggtgatattggaattactattcaggatacgacaacatcctctttagtgactgaagtgaaggaacgccagtatgaggatcctgtgttagttcattatagggatacaacccctcagaaggagaagacactatTTGAGATAGAAGACAGAGTCCTgagatatcgaggacgattatatGTTCCGAATGTTGCAGGGTTGCATTGGCatgttatgggagaaactcactattctcgttattctatccatccagatgtatcatgatatcagggaagtatattggtgggacggaatgaaaaaggatatagcataGTTTTTTGCTCAGTGCCCTAATTGTCAGCATATTAAGATTGAGCATAAAAAAACCAGtagattattgcaggctatagagattccgacttggaagtgggaagtaatcaatatggattcatCGTAGGTTTACCttgtacccagcgtaagttcgattctatatgggtgattgttgcTAGACTTACAAAATCAGCCCATTTTCTACctgttaggactacatattctgcagaggattatgcaaggctttacattaaggagatagtacgaatTCATGGTGTCCCTATATTTATTATCTAAGATAGAGGATCTTAGTTTACAACTAATttctagaggtccttccaaaaaggattgagaactcaggtaagtcttagtacaacatttcatccctagacagACGGACATGCTgagtgtactattcagacacttgaggatatgttacgggcttgtgtgatagacttcaagggtagctgggatgatcatctgccgcttattgagttcgcatataataatagctatcattccagtattcagatggctccatacgaagctctttatggacGGAAGTGTAGATCACCTATAGGATGGTTCGATGTTGGGGAAACTAAGAATTGGTACAACAGGAAATCGAGAAgattaagcttatacaggaaaggctattagcagctcaaagccgtcagaagtcttatgcggataatcgacGATGAGACTTGGAGTTTCAAGTTGACGATTGAGTATTCACaaaggtatcaccgatgaaaggtgttatgaggtttgatAAGAAAGTAAAACTTATCCCTCGGTACATTGGACCATATAAGGTCATACGTAAGGTAGGTcaggtagcatatgagttagacttgcctTCTAACTTGGAATCtgtacatccagtctttcatgtgtctatgatTCGGAAATGTATTGGAGATCCTTCTAGAGTTGTGTCAGTTGATGATGTTCATGTCACAGAACAACCATCATATGAGgaaactcccattgctatattagacagacaggttcggagattgaggactaaagacgtagcttcggtgaaagtactttggagaaactataatgtagaagaaatgacttgggaagcCAAATaagacatgaagtctaggtaTTCTCACTTATTTCCTCTTTCAGAGAAGGATCCGATTGAGACATCACAACCTTAAGGTACGTATATGGATTCTTGTATTAGTTATTATTATTGGTAGTGTAAGGCCATTGTTGTGAGTGATAATTGTGACAATATGTGGCATTGAATTATTGAGTTCTCTACATGAAGGATTGATAGTAATACTGTTACAAATGCGACTCTGCCAAAATTTATATGGATCCCGAgaagttaaacattcgaggacgcaTGTTTTTATGGGGGAAGGATGTTAcgtctcgcgttttcgtacgttaaagttccATCAttagttaatcgacgtagactcagggatgagattatcttgaggttataagtatttatcttttttataacaagcgataagaaAGTGAGTTTTGCCGAAGTTTGCCAATATGGGATagaatacggtccgagctattatacccggtatttatggactagtgttaTACAATGTACCCCATAACCACGATAGTAAGGtacataaagtgtgttaaaagtgagtagtattttaagtaatttgagataattttaattatgtggataattgggtaattaataatttttagtgggagattaattaaAATCATTGGATAATTAAAGAATCCCAACGTGGCACCACCCCCTTCCCATGTAATGACTCTTACAAGAGAGTGAAAGGTGGCACATTTAGGGGTGTTATGTGACACCAATCTTGAAATGTGGGCCCCACACCCATTAAAGCCTAAGACCCCTCTAAATTCAAGAAAGGTGCTTATATCAAAAATGTTAGCTACGGTCTTCATCAATAATCCAAACACAAATTCCTTATCATCTTAGCATCCTGATATTTTTTTGCAATTCTAAGGAAGCCCGGTATAATCTTTCTcgagaatatcatacggattttttcctacacCGGTCTTGTCGTAATGTGTTTTGTCACGATTGTCGTGGGTTAGagagattgtcaagagaatcggttcaggtatgttaaggttatcccttctttctttttggcatgatccatatgatacaagtgaaacgagcaaatgcacatatttcataaacgactctattcatagaattactaaggatgcctatgttcttgatttcccatgtgaATTATCATTATATCtcatgttcatgggtctcagaaaaatacgtagttGATAAATTCATCCGAAAAGTATAATAATCTTATAACATTcagagaaaatcttattaacatatttcttatgcatttcattcatttatacatgtatattgacccatgaccagatggcgttatatatgcgtatattatacgtatatgggatatgggaaaaggttacagcattatatacgcaccactacctgatcagctggtatatgttgatgattttgtccACAATGGcctagatgatatgatgggatgccctcagaggcttgatgatgttatgaacacttATACCTATgaatgacatgacatttatatgcacagGTATGACATTATAATTGTTTAAGGATTTACAAAGCTATTTAGACTTACATGTGGAATTCTTTATTCcatatttcatctatgtcttttatgtactgattttcatatcttacatactcagtacattattcgtattgatgcCCTATTTTctggggcctgcgtttcatgacTGCAGGGGTAGATAGACTAGCAGACggcccccttcttaggatccttgattagcaagagttggtgtgctccatttgattCGACGCtgttttttattttggtatgatatgTTTGTATACATATATGTGTATGACGGGGCCCAGTCCCGCCCTTGTATAGTTGTAtattctgttagaggtctgtagacagtcatgtatagttgggtagtatgtggccttgtcggcttccagttttggatatgtagttgtctatagcagccttgtcagCTCGCCCTACATATTTcacatgtgtgtgtgtgtgtgtgtgtgtatatatatatatatatgtgtctTTTGGACATGTTTCCTCACGTATGCTATCCTTGTagttcagcagatgttattcatgtttatatcttagacgcatgcttaagggtgttcgaCAGGTAGAACTCGGGCACTCGTCatggcccattggtttgggtcatgacagaatcttacctcttagatgaagatcttgtgattggcttccttgattcttgaagattggtGTATGATTTGATAATTAGAATGCTAGGtttcctccttctct
This region includes:
- the LOC138876224 gene encoding uncharacterized protein; protein product: MGSLSYLHPEKRGITHEIHYLASLGVQLLDSGDIGITIQDTTTSSLVTEVKERQYEDPVLVHYRDTTPQKEKTLFEIEDRVLRYRGRLYVPNVAGLHWHVMGETHYSRYSIHPDIIAGYRDSDLEVGSNQYGFIVGLPCTQRKFDSIWVIVARLTKSAHFLPVRTTYSAEDYARLYIKEIVSPMKGVMRFDKKVKLIPRYIGPYKVIRKVGQVAYELDLPSNLESVHPVFHVSMIRKCIGDPSRVVSVDDVHVTEQPSYEETPIAILDRQVRRLRTKDVASVKVLWRNYNVEEMTWEAK